The region GGCGCTTACAGGACACGGGATTGACCCTAAAACCCTCCCAAAGGATATTTTCAATCTTCTTCCGGAAAAAGATAAAGCTAAAAGGAATGTCTATATAAAAGAGCCAACAATATTGCGCTCTGTCGCTGAAACATTCAGAGATATGCTTTATCCTCTGAGAATGAATAACAAGCTTGGATTGCTGGTATTTCAATACCCTCCGTGGTTTCACTATAAAGCAAATAACATGGAATACATTCTTTTATGTAAAGAACTAATGCAACCTTATCCTATCGCTGTAGAGTTCAGGCATGGAAGTTGGCTTGCGGAAGATGTTAGAGATTCTGTCTTTCATTTCCTCATGAAGAATAATATGACTTATGTAATAGCAGACGAGCCGCAATATGGCAGTCATGCCACGATTCCTTTTATCCCTCAATTGACTACTGATATTGCGTATTTTAGATTTCATGGAAGAAACAAGGAGAATTGGTTTAAAAAAGGCATAGCCACGTCCTTGAGATTCGCATATCAGTATTCTGACAAAGAGCTAAAGGACTTCAGGGATTACATTAAAAATATTAATAAAAGAGCAAAAGTGACCTTTGCCATGTTCAATAACTGTCACGGGGGCTTTGCCATAAGAAATGCTGTTAGATTGAGGGATTTAATAGCAGATGAAGCTTAAATTGAAAAGAACGGGGTCAGACTTGTTTAGCATCTTACTGTCTTAGCAATTTAGCATGTCCTCTGGCTATTATTGTATTGTCTATTTTCTTAACAGTCGCTGATGTTTCAATAATCTTTTTATTTATTTGTAATATTTCTGCTTCAATAATTGCTTTTTCTCCAATCAAGAGAGAATTTTTAAATCTCACATTGATTTCAGCAGTCACAGCAGGCATACCCTGCAACAAGGCAACCTTCACCATAGCCTCATCAAGAAGTGTTGATAGTATTCCACCGTGTACTATATCCTTGTAACCTTGATGGATTTTCTGAGGCATGAATTCAGCATACACTTTACCATCATGGAGATTGAACTGAATGTGGAGGCCAGAGGGATTTTTTTCTCCACATACAAAACAGAAATGGTCGTCTTCTAAAGTTTTATTCATTAAGCAGCAAGAAAAAATATTATTTGTTCATCATCTCCAGAAAGTCTTTATTGCTTTTGGTGCCCATGAGTTTACCGAGTAGAAATTCCATGCTCTCAACTGTACTCAAAGGAGTAAGGACTTTTCGCAGAATCCACATTTTATTAAGAACATCTTTTTCCACGAGGAGTTCTTCTTTTCTCGTGCCTGAAGCATTGATATCAATGCTCGGGAATATCCTTTTGTCAACGAGTTTTCTATCAAGGTGTAATTCCATGTTGCCTGTACCTTTAAATTCTTCAAATATAACATCATCCATTCTGCTTCCAGTGTCAACGAGTGCAGTTGCCAGAACGGTCAGACTACCCCCATCTTCTATATTCCGTGCAGTACCAAAGAATCTTTTAGGCTTCTGTAAAGCATTTGAGTCAAGACCGCCCGAAAGTACCTTTCCGCTTGCAGGAATTACAGCATTATAAGCACGTGCAAGCCTTGTTATACTGTCAAGTAAGATTACTACATCACGTTTGCATTCAACAAGTCTTTTTGCTCTTTCCATAACCATTTCTGAGACCTGACAATGTCTCTGAGGTGGTTCATCGAATGTTGAGCTAATTATTTCAGCTGTTGGAACCTGCCGTTTCCAGTCCGTAACTTCTTCAGGCCTTTCATCAATTAACAATATAATCAGGTGAATATCACGGTGATTTTTCTTTATTGCTTTTGCTATAGACTGAAGAAGCATGGTTTTCCCGGTTCTTGGTGCAGCGACAATCATGCCCCTCTGTCCTTTTCCGATTGGGGTTATAAGATCCATAACACGTGTACAATAATCATTACTGTCATATTCGAGTTTAATCTTTTCTGTGGGATAGTAAGGGATAAGGTTATCGAATAATGGCCTGTTGATATTTTCTTCGGGGGGTTCGTGATTTATTGCCTCTACTTTGAGTAAGGCAAAATATCTTTCACTTTCTTTTGGTGGTCTTATCTGTCCAGAAACAAGATCACCTGTCCTGAGATTGAATCTCCTTATCTGAGAAGGTGAGACATATATGTCGTCAGGACCGGGGAGGTAGCTATAATCAGGTGAACGTAGAAATCCAAAACCATCAGGTAGGATTTCAAGTACACCTTCAGAGAATACATAACCTGTCTTTTCTGTCTGTGCCTGAAGAATAGCAAAGATAAGGTCCTGTTTCCTCATGCTACTTGCCCCTTCAACATTAAAACCCCGTGCAACTGACGTCAATTCGTCTATTGTTTTTTCTTTCAATTCTGCAATAGAGACATTTTCGTTCAATAAACTTTTCTTCTGATTTTCCATCGTTAAACTCCTATCAGGATTTTTTCTCTGGTGGTTTTTCTAACCCGGAAGGACTATGCCTATCCAGGGAGGTTAATACGATTTATAAAGAAGTTTTTTTCTTAAAAATACAATACAAAAACTAAAACAATTTTGTCAATACTTGTTTTTTAACGTATTATTTTAAAAATTTTGTTTACATTCTACCTCAATTTGTATAAACATAAAATAAATTAACCTGAAAAATGTAATTTAACTCATTGTTTTACTGAATGTTTAATGAAAGCTTATAGCTTAACAAAATAAAGGTGAGAAAATGGATGAAATGTTAAAAACACAGGATCTTTGGGTCTCTGTTGGTAACAGGCAGATTTTGAAAGGTGTCAATTTTTCAATGAGATATGGGGAGATAAACGTCTTATTTGGACCTAATGGAGCCGGGAAAACTTCATTTATGATGACGCTTATGGGATTCCCAAGATACAAAATCGATCAAGGGAAGATATATTTTAAAGGTGAAGATATAACAGAGAAAGATATTTACGAAAGGGCACGGATTGGACTTGGCGTCTCTTTTCAGAGACCTCCTACTGTCAGAGGCATTACTTTGAAAAAAATTATCGAGATAATCACACATAATAGTGCAGATAAAGGTAGTATTGAAGAAAATATTATAAAACTTAAACTTTCCGAACATTTAGATAGAGGACTAAACGATGGATTTTCAGGAGGAGAGATGAAAAGGTCAGAACTCCTTCAATTAATGGTGCAAAGACCTGATCTTGTTCTTATTGATGAACCAGAGTCTGGTGTTGATATTGAGAATATTGCACTGGTTGGTGAAGCGATAAATTCTCTTCTCGGAAAAGATAAGGTAAAAGATCCGAAAAGAGGTGCTATAATTATAACTCATACAGGATATATCCTTGATTTTGTTAATGCTGATAAGGGATATATAATTTTTGAAGGGAATTTTGTCTGTGGAGGGAACCCAAGGGATATTCTTTCAGAAGTAAAAAAGCATGGATATAGAAGGTGTGCTGAATGCCGATAAGTGAGAAATATCTTAATCAAATAAAAGAAAAGGCTGAACAAGCAAAAGAAAAAAAAGCGGTTTTTGGTCCGGATATTGATCTGTCGATTTATTCACAACATATAGAGAGAGGAAAGATAGAGAGTCTCGAAAGTCTCTCATATCAGGCCAAAGAAGCAGCAATTCTAACCGGAATCAATCTAAAAGAAGAATCACGCTCAGGTTCATATTTACAGATTGATCAGTCTGTGGTTTATGAGAGTCTTAATAAAGCATACGAGGGACAACTCGAAATCATGAGCACAACAGATGCTTTATTAAAATATGAATGGATGGAAAAGTATTTCTGGAAATCCGTCCCTATTGATCAAGATAAATATACGGCTCAGGTAGCTCTTAATATGACGCATGGTTATTTCATAAGGGTTTTCCCGGATCAGAAACCAAAATATCCTGTGCAATCTTGTTTGCTTGTTGCAGAAAACTATGTAAGTCAGAATGTGCATAATATTATAATCGTTGAGGAAGGAGCTGAACTTCAGGTCATAACCGGCTGTACATTATCAAAGAACAATGCTGAAGGAATACATCTCGGGATTTCTGAATTTTATGTAAAAAAGGGAGGCAGGTTGTTTTTCACGATGATCCATAACTGGGCTGAAAATTTTCATGTGAGACCCAGGACATGGGCTGTTATAGAGGATGATGCATCATTTGTAAGCAATTATGTTCTCCTCAAACCTGTCAAATCCATTCAGGCCTTCCCCGTAGCTTATCTTAAAGGAGACAGAGCTTCAGCAAAGTTTAATACAGTTGTATATGGTCTTAAAAACTCATATATTGATCTCGGCTCAAGAATAATCCTCGAAGGAAAAGATACAAGGGGTGAATCCATTGCAAGAACAATAGCAGCTGACGAGAGCACTGTCTACTCAAGGGGAGATCTTATAGCAAAGACAAAAGATTATTGTCTGGCTCATCTTGATTGCAGGGGCATTCTATTCTCTGAAAGGGCTAAGATTTATGCTATCCCGCAGCTACTTTCAGAAGGTGCAACGAAAGCTGAATTGTCCCATGAGGCTTCTATTGGTCCTATAGCCGAAGAACAGGTTGAATACTTAATGTCAAGAGGTATAGCGAGGGAAGATGCAGTATCTGCAATCACTTCAGGATTTCTTAATCTGAATATCCCTTATATCCCGGATTTTCTCGATAAGAATATTAAGGAGGTTATAGCAGCTACCGCCAAAGAGGCCCTTTAATTTAAATTTGGTTGATAGACATGCTAAGATAGAAAAAATTTTTTCTATATATATCTAAATCAACGGAATCTGTATCATGGCAAAAGTAATCCCGTTCAAGGGAATTCTTTACAATACGTCTAAAGTTTCAATAGAGGATGTCTTAGCTCCTCCATACGATATTATTACGCCTGAATATAGGGAAGCGTTATACATGCAGAGCCCATATAATATTGTAAGAATAGATTTTGGTAAGGAAGAAATAGGAGATAATGAAATAGAAAATAAATACTTAAGAGCCAGAAGATATTTTGATGAATGGATGAAAGAAGGCATTTTCATTCAAAGTAAAAAACCTTCTTTCTATGTATATGAAATGTCTTACAATATTCATTCTGAAACAAAGAAACTTATTGGATTTCTCGGCCTTGTAAAACTCGAAGAACTGGGTAAAGGAAGTATCTACCCTCATGAGTGTACACATGCTAAACCGAAACTTGACAGGTTAAACCTTATGAGATCTTGTGAAGCTAACACAAGTCCCATATTCTCATTATATAAGAGTTCAGAAAAAGGTATCTCAGACGTGCTGTTGGGTATCTCCCATGAAAAACCTTATATACAAGACATAGATATCTCCGGGGACGTTCACAGGCTTTGGGAGATTAATGATAGTGAGAAGATAAAGATAATTCAAAAAGAACTTAAGAACAAAGCTGTCTTTATTGCTGATGGACATCACAGATATGAAACAGCACTTGAGTTTTATAAAGAAAAAAATATTAATAAAATGTCGTCAATAGATGAACCATATGGTTATGTTCTTATGTTTCTGGCGAATATGCTTAGTGAAGGCATAACAATTTTACCGACGCACAGATTGTTGAAAGAAATCCCCGAGGATTTGAACAAGATGTTACCACAGTATTTTGATATCGAACCTGTAAAAGATAATTTTGATATAAGAAAAAGACTATATGATAAAAGGAGAGTTTTTGGTTTTTTTTACAAGGGGAGCAAGGAGTGGTATGTCCTCCATTACAAGGAAGGGGTTTTATCAGAAATACATCCTGACCTGAGGGAAATTGATGTTATAGTACTCCACGAGTTGATACTGAAAAAATTATTTCACACTGCTGATATTGGATATGATATGGATATTAAGAGCACCATCGATAAAGTTCAAAATGGAGAATTTGTTGCTGCCTTTTTCCTTAACCCCACAAGGGTTGAAGATATAGAAAAGGCAGCTCTTTTATCATTCAGGATGCCTCCAAAATCAACATATTTTTATCCAAAACTTTTGACAGGTATGGTTTTAAATAGATGGGGGTAATGAAAAAACGAATAATTTTTATAACTTTTAAACAAAGGAGGTTTTTATGTCCTTGAAAGTGGCAATAAACGGATTTGGAAGAATAGGAAGAAATTTTTTCAGGACATGCAGAGAATATAGTGAAATAGAGATTATTGCAATTAATGATCTTACAGATGCAAAGACGCTTGCCCATCTTCTTAAATACGACTCAGTACATAGAATTTTTGATGCTGACATAAGAGCAGATGAAGGAAGCGTGAAAATTAATGGTAAAGAAATAAAAGTATTTGCTGTTACTGAACCTGAGAAACTTCCATGGAAGGATCTTGGAGTGGATATTGTAATTGAGTCAACAGGAAGATTTGTGGATAGAATCTCAGCTTCCAAGCACCTTGATGCTGGAGCAAGATGGGTGATCATTTCTGCACCAGCAAAAGAACCTGATGTAACTGTCTGCATGGGTGTTAATGAGGAAACCTTAGATCCGACAAAACATAAAATTATATCGAATGCATCGTGTACTACAAACTGTCTTGCCCCAGTTGCAAAAGTTATACATAATGAATTCGGGATAATAAAAGGGCTTATGACAACAATACATTCATATACAAATGATCAGCGGATACTCGATCTTCCACACAAAGATTTAAGAAGGGCGAGGGCTGCTGCACTTAATATGATTCCAACTACTACAGGGGCTGCAAAGGCTGTCGGACTTGTTCTGCCAGAATTGAAAGGTAAACTTAATGGAATAGCGATGAGGGTACCAACCCCAAATGTTTCTATCGTTGATCTCGTTGTTGAATTGTCAAAAAGTACGACAGCAGATGAAATCAATGCATCCTTGAAAAGAGCATCTGAAGGTCAAATGAAAGGTATTCTTCAGTATTCGGAAGAGCCTCTTGTTTCGACTGACCTCAACGGGAATGAATCTTCATCTATCGTGGATGGTACACTGACGATGGTGCTTGAGGGAAATATGGCTAAAGTTTTTTCATGGTATGATAACGAATGGGGCTATAGTTCCCGTTTGAGAGACCTTATTTTATACATCAACAAGAGGGCATAAAAATGAAAAAAAAGAATGCTGTAGAACCATTGCCAATTAAGGATATTTTCAATAAACTCACGATTGAGGATATTGATATTAAAGGGAAAAGGGTTTTCATCAGGGCAGATTTTAATGTGCCTCTCGATGAGAATCTTCAGATTACAGATGACAGAAGAATACGATCAACCCTCCCAACTATAAATTATGCTATAGATGAAGGTGCAAAAGTTATAATCTCATCACACCTGGGAAGACCAAAAGGGAAGGTTGATTTGCGATATAGCCTTGCTCCTGTTGCAAAAAGACTTCAGCGGCTCCTTAATAAAGAGGTTGTTTTTGCTCCAGAT is a window of Nitrospirota bacterium DNA encoding:
- a CDS encoding DUF72 domain-containing protein — its product is MIHVGTCSWTEKTLIQSGEFYPKEARTAESRLRYYAQHFDTVEVDSTYYAIPDKRTAYLWNNRTPENFLFHIKVYGALTGHGIDPKTLPKDIFNLLPEKDKAKRNVYIKEPTILRSVAETFRDMLYPLRMNNKLGLLVFQYPPWFHYKANNMEYILLCKELMQPYPIAVEFRHGSWLAEDVRDSVFHFLMKNNMTYVIADEPQYGSHATIPFIPQLTTDIAYFRFHGRNKENWFKKGIATSLRFAYQYSDKELKDFRDYIKNINKRAKVTFAMFNNCHGGFAIRNAVRLRDLIADEA
- a CDS encoding PaaI family thioesterase, producing MNKTLEDDHFCFVCGEKNPSGLHIQFNLHDGKVYAEFMPQKIHQGYKDIVHGGILSTLLDEAMVKVALLQGMPAVTAEINVRFKNSLLIGEKAIIEAEILQINKKIIETSATVKKIDNTIIARGHAKLLRQ
- the rho gene encoding transcription termination factor Rho, encoding MENQKKSLLNENVSIAELKEKTIDELTSVARGFNVEGASSMRKQDLIFAILQAQTEKTGYVFSEGVLEILPDGFGFLRSPDYSYLPGPDDIYVSPSQIRRFNLRTGDLVSGQIRPPKESERYFALLKVEAINHEPPEENINRPLFDNLIPYYPTEKIKLEYDSNDYCTRVMDLITPIGKGQRGMIVAAPRTGKTMLLQSIAKAIKKNHRDIHLIILLIDERPEEVTDWKRQVPTAEIISSTFDEPPQRHCQVSEMVMERAKRLVECKRDVVILLDSITRLARAYNAVIPASGKVLSGGLDSNALQKPKRFFGTARNIEDGGSLTVLATALVDTGSRMDDVIFEEFKGTGNMELHLDRKLVDKRIFPSIDINASGTRKEELLVEKDVLNKMWILRKVLTPLSTVESMEFLLGKLMGTKSNKDFLEMMNK
- a CDS encoding ABC transporter ATP-binding protein, producing the protein MLKTQDLWVSVGNRQILKGVNFSMRYGEINVLFGPNGAGKTSFMMTLMGFPRYKIDQGKIYFKGEDITEKDIYERARIGLGVSFQRPPTVRGITLKKIIEIITHNSADKGSIEENIIKLKLSEHLDRGLNDGFSGGEMKRSELLQLMVQRPDLVLIDEPESGVDIENIALVGEAINSLLGKDKVKDPKRGAIIITHTGYILDFVNADKGYIIFEGNFVCGGNPRDILSEVKKHGYRRCAECR
- a CDS encoding SufD family Fe-S cluster assembly protein, which gives rise to MPISEKYLNQIKEKAEQAKEKKAVFGPDIDLSIYSQHIERGKIESLESLSYQAKEAAILTGINLKEESRSGSYLQIDQSVVYESLNKAYEGQLEIMSTTDALLKYEWMEKYFWKSVPIDQDKYTAQVALNMTHGYFIRVFPDQKPKYPVQSCLLVAENYVSQNVHNIIIVEEGAELQVITGCTLSKNNAEGIHLGISEFYVKKGGRLFFTMIHNWAENFHVRPRTWAVIEDDASFVSNYVLLKPVKSIQAFPVAYLKGDRASAKFNTVVYGLKNSYIDLGSRIILEGKDTRGESIARTIAADESTVYSRGDLIAKTKDYCLAHLDCRGILFSERAKIYAIPQLLSEGATKAELSHEASIGPIAEEQVEYLMSRGIAREDAVSAITSGFLNLNIPYIPDFLDKNIKEVIAATAKEAL
- a CDS encoding DUF1015 domain-containing protein; the encoded protein is MAKVIPFKGILYNTSKVSIEDVLAPPYDIITPEYREALYMQSPYNIVRIDFGKEEIGDNEIENKYLRARRYFDEWMKEGIFIQSKKPSFYVYEMSYNIHSETKKLIGFLGLVKLEELGKGSIYPHECTHAKPKLDRLNLMRSCEANTSPIFSLYKSSEKGISDVLLGISHEKPYIQDIDISGDVHRLWEINDSEKIKIIQKELKNKAVFIADGHHRYETALEFYKEKNINKMSSIDEPYGYVLMFLANMLSEGITILPTHRLLKEIPEDLNKMLPQYFDIEPVKDNFDIRKRLYDKRRVFGFFYKGSKEWYVLHYKEGVLSEIHPDLREIDVIVLHELILKKLFHTADIGYDMDIKSTIDKVQNGEFVAAFFLNPTRVEDIEKAALLSFRMPPKSTYFYPKLLTGMVLNRWG
- the gap gene encoding type I glyceraldehyde-3-phosphate dehydrogenase, translated to MSLKVAINGFGRIGRNFFRTCREYSEIEIIAINDLTDAKTLAHLLKYDSVHRIFDADIRADEGSVKINGKEIKVFAVTEPEKLPWKDLGVDIVIESTGRFVDRISASKHLDAGARWVIISAPAKEPDVTVCMGVNEETLDPTKHKIISNASCTTNCLAPVAKVIHNEFGIIKGLMTTIHSYTNDQRILDLPHKDLRRARAAALNMIPTTTGAAKAVGLVLPELKGKLNGIAMRVPTPNVSIVDLVVELSKSTTADEINASLKRASEGQMKGILQYSEEPLVSTDLNGNESSSIVDGTLTMVLEGNMAKVFSWYDNEWGYSSRLRDLILYINKRA